From Rutidosis leptorrhynchoides isolate AG116_Rl617_1_P2 chromosome 3, CSIRO_AGI_Rlap_v1, whole genome shotgun sequence, a single genomic window includes:
- the LOC139897267 gene encoding cell division control protein 48 homolog C-like: MGKSGRTPVKFCRTPVKSRKTPVKSSLFEVLRQRIQETYGNSSLSLDQLVNRLRARYPDYHRHNKIHFTKMVEQTLDSSIKTNGKRKSKIDNNDNDDDDDDNDDMTSVQLRNPVKKSKKIDSSEQRLQMMEMEHVTRRRIEKQSESELSGDVDDDDDEDISAVSTSDDDDEIYSLQFEPEFDLTKSMLRTKYSTVKPESKIDNEKPKNVELEVVTNDNNNKEMKKVDVLKEDRGVKTISKMKEQKLNDESGDDGNVKKDGPMFKDLGGMDGVLDLLKIEVIVPLYHPEVPRCLGVKPMAGILLHGPPGCGKTKLAHAIANETGVPFYKISATELVSGISGASEENIRELFSKAYRTAPSIVFIDEIDAIASKRENLQREMERRIVTQLMTCMDESHRVAKADDNSNNVETTDGKPGYVLVIGATNRPDAVDPALRRPGRFDREIALGIPDEKARMKILDVLTRSLKLEGEFDLVKLARSTPGFVGADLAALVNKAGNLAMKRIIDGRKSELFNENSDVEQIEDWWRKAWTPEEMEKLSITMCDFEVAAKMVQPSLRREGFSSIPDVKWEDVGGLCSLSQIFDRYIVRRIKYPDLYEKYGVDLETGFLLYGPPGCGKTLIAKAVANEAGANFIYIKGPEIINKYVGESELAVRTIFSRARTCAPCILFFDEVDALTTKRGTEGGWVVERLLNQLLIELDGADHRKGVYVIGATNRPEVMDDALLRPGRFGKMLYVPLPNPDERGLILKALAKSKPLDADVDLIAIGRDYCDGFSGADLSSLINEAGMIAVEENFSRIEAATAANEGTSESVSCGGIKTVHFKQASQQIKPSVSEKQRKYYQQLHEKKFNPSQNEGCLSILQPTLHTMATTE, from the exons ATGGGGAAATCCGGTAGGACGCCGGTGAAATTTTGTAGGACCCCGGTGAAATCCCGTAAGACGCCGGTGAAATCATCGTTATTCGAAGTGTTACGCCAACGTATACAAGAAACCTACGGTAACTCATCTCTGTCCCTTGACCAGCTCGTTAACCGCCTTCGTGCTAGATACCCTGACTACCATCGCCATAATAAAATTCATTTCACTAAAATGGTCGAACAAACCCTAGACTCTTCAATTAAAACCAACGGAAAGCGTAAATCaaaaattgataataatgataatgatgatgatgacgatgataatgatgatatgacGTCAGTGCAATTACGAAATCCGGTCAAAAAATCGAAGAAAATTGATAGTAGTGAGCAACGATTACAGATGATGGAAATGGAACATGTGACACGTAGACGAATCGAGAAACAATCGGAATCGGAATTAAGTggagatgttgatgatgatgatgatgaagatattaGTGCGGTTTCGAcctctgatgatgatgatgagatttaTAGTTTGCAATTTGAACCTGAGTTTGACTTAACAAAGTCAATGCTGAGAACTAAGTACAGTACTGTAAAACCTGAGTCAAAAATTGATAATGAGAAACCTAAAAATGTGGAGTTGGAAGtggttactaatgataataataataaggaaatgaaAAAAGTTGATGTATTGAAGGAAGATAGAGGTGTAAAGACGATTTCGAAAATGAAGGAACAAAAGTTGAATGATGAAAGTGGTGATGATGGTAATGTGAAAAAAGATGGGCCAATGTTTAAGGATTTGGGTGGAATGGATGGTGTGTTGGATTTGTTGAAAATTGAAGTGATTGTTCCGTTGTATCATCCCGAGGTACCTCGATGTTTGGGCGTTAAACCGATGGCTGGGATTTTGTTGCACGGGCCACCCGGGTGTGGGAAGACGAAACTGGCTCACGCGATTGCTAATGAGACCGGTGTTCCGTTTTATAAGATTTCTGCTACTGAGTTGGTCTCTGGTATTTCAG GTGCATCCGAAGAGAATATACGAGAGCTGTTTTCAAAAGCTTACAGGACTGCACCGTCTATAGTTTTCATCGATGAGATCGATGCAATTGCTTCAAAACGAGAGAATCTTCAAAGGGAAATGGAAAGGCGCATTGTGACACAATTGATGACATGTATGGATGAATCTCATAGGGTAGCTAAAGCAGACGATAATTCAAATAATGTAGAAACAACTGATGGTAAACCAGGATATGTCTTGGTTATCGGGGCAACTAATAGACCCGACGCTGTTGACCCGGCATTAAGAAGACCGGGACGATTTGACCGAGAGATTGCTTTAGGTATTCCCGATGAAAAGGCTAGAATGAAGATTCTTGATGTGCTTACACGAAGTTTAAAACTTGAAGGTGAATTTGACCTGGTCAAACTAGCTAGGTCAACTCCTGGATTCGTTGGAGCTGATTTAGCAGCGTTGGTGAATAAAGCTGGTAATCTAGCCATGAAGAGAATTATTGATGGGAGAAAATCAGAACTTTTTAATGAAAATTCAGACGTAGAACAAATTGAAGATTGGTGGAGAAAGGCGTGGACCCCAGAAGAAATGGAAAAACTTAGCATCACGATGTGTGATTTTGAG GTTGCAGCCAAAATGGTTCAACCCTCATTAAGAAGAGAAGGATTCTCTAGCATTCCAGATGTCAAATGGGAAGATGTAGGCGGTCTTTGCTCGTTAAGTCAAATATTTGACCGTTACATCGTTAGACGAATCAAATATCCCGATTTGTATGAG AAATATGGAGTGGATCTAGAGACGGGGTTTTTGCTTTATGGACCTCCTGGTTGTGGAAAGACATTAATTGCTAAAGCCGTTGCTAATGAAGCAGGAGCAAATTTCATATACATTAAG GGCCCCGAGATTATAAACAAATATGTCGGTGAGAGTGAATTGGCAGTGCGAACAATATTTAGTCGTGCAAGAACATGTGCTCCATGCATACTCTTTTTTGATGAG GTAGATGCTCTGACAACAAAGCGTGGAACCGAAGGGGGATGGGTTGTCGAGCGACTTCTAAACCAG CTATTGATAGAGCTAGATGGTGCTGATCATCGCAAGGGTGTTTACGTAATTGGTGCCACTAACAG GCCAGAGGTGATGGATGATGCATTATTACGGCCTGGAAGATTTGGGAAAATGCTATATGTTCCTCTGCCAAATCCAGATGAGCGTGGTTTGATCTTAAAAGCTCTCGCTAAATCGAAGCCGCTAGATGCTGACGTGGACTTGATTGCTATTGGAAGGGATTATTGTGACGGTTTTAGTGGAGCTGATCTTTCTTCACTG attAATGAAGCTGGCATGATTGCCGTTGAAGAGAACTTTAGCAGAATTGAAGCGGCAACTGCTGCTAATGAAGGGACATCTGAGAGTGTTTCTTGTGGCGGCATTAAAACTGTACATTTTAAACAAGCATCGCAACAAATTAAGCCTTCCGTGTCAGAAAAG